A single Brevundimonas sp. M20 DNA region contains:
- a CDS encoding cytochrome c family protein, with the protein MRRNALAFPLVAALVSLSACGDGGAAKAPATPPRPAMTPEQKAVLLAALPAPYNQGDLENGRRVFSRCRSCHTVAEGGANMTGPNLYGVFGRKAGGLEGYTYSTAVKNAGFVWDAEHLDHWLENPHTFLKGTKMSFAGLDNPTDRRDVIAWLKVETGYVAEAAPAAAPVSATAQ; encoded by the coding sequence ATGCGCCGCAACGCCCTCGCCTTCCCCCTCGTGGCCGCCCTGGTGAGCCTGTCCGCCTGTGGCGACGGCGGCGCCGCGAAGGCGCCCGCGACCCCGCCCAGACCGGCGATGACGCCGGAGCAGAAGGCGGTCCTGTTGGCCGCCCTGCCCGCCCCCTACAATCAGGGTGATCTGGAGAACGGCCGCCGGGTCTTCTCGCGCTGCCGCTCGTGTCACACGGTCGCGGAGGGCGGCGCCAACATGACCGGGCCGAACCTGTACGGCGTCTTCGGCCGCAAGGCGGGCGGCCTGGAGGGCTACACCTACTCAACCGCCGTGAAGAACGCCGGCTTCGTCTGGGACGCCGAGCATCTGGATCACTGGCTGGAGAACCCGCACACCTTCCTGAAGGGCACGAAGATGAGCTTCGCGGGTCTGGATAATCCGACCGACCGCCGGGATGTCATCGCCTGGTTGAAGGTCGAGACGGGGTATGTGGCGGAGGCCGCTCCAGCGGCGGCGCCTGTTTCCGCGACGGCTCAATAG
- a CDS encoding response regulator — MSKKVLIVEDNELNMKLFHDLLDSQGYETLQTREGLQALALARQHRPDLILMDIQLPEISGLEVTKWLKDDEELNHIPVVAVTAFAMKGDEERIRQGGCEAYISKPISVMHFLEVVRKHLG, encoded by the coding sequence ATGTCGAAGAAGGTCCTCATCGTCGAGGATAACGAGCTGAACATGAAGCTTTTTCATGATCTGCTCGATTCCCAGGGGTACGAGACCCTGCAGACCCGCGAGGGCTTGCAGGCGCTCGCCCTGGCGCGTCAGCATCGCCCCGACCTGATCCTGATGGATATCCAGCTGCCCGAGATCTCGGGGCTGGAGGTCACCAAATGGCTCAAGGACGATGAAGAGCTGAACCATATCCCGGTGGTGGCCGTGACGGCCTTCGCCATGAAGGGCGACGAGGAGCGGATCCGTCAGGGCGGCTGCGAGGCCTATATCTCCAAGCCGATCTCGGTGATGCATTTCCTTGAGGTCGTCCGGAAGCATCTGGGGTAG
- a CDS encoding ferrous iron transporter B has protein sequence MDIALKTARIALVGNPNSGKTALFNALTGSHQKVANYAGVTVERKEGFIRSASGRSISVLDLPGTYSLRARSPDEEVTRDAVLGRLAGETPPDVIVAVADATNLRLVLRLILELKAIGRPMVLALNMFDIAQRQGLRIDLEGLRAELGVPIITTVATRRRGIDDLVAEVENTLAANASFGDSDWVAPDAEALRGKAREAERIMKAYVLPPERPDTLTGKIDSVLLHPVAGLVILLGILFVMFQSVFAWAAPAMDGIEAGIGLLGQGVAAVIPDEGVWSLVQSLLVDGLIGGVASVLVFLPQILIIFAFIIALEDFGYMSRAAFLMDRIMGGAGLHGRAFIPLLSSFACAIPGIMATRVIDNRRDRLTTILVAPLMTCSARIPVYVLIIAAFIPNETVWGFVNLQGLVMFGLYAAGIVSALTVSFVIRKIFWRGSTEPFMMELPAYKVPDLKNVLFNLWLRAKIFINRAARIILPLMIAVWFLSTFPYPPEGATGPAIDYSFAGMIGHALEPLFAPIGFNWQMVVALVPGMAAREVAVAALGTVYSVADAENATSAMAGVLAANWSLATGLAFLAWYIFAPQCLPTLGVVRRETNSLRWTWIMIVYMFGLAYLASFVTYRVAVALGGG, from the coding sequence ATGGACATCGCGCTCAAGACCGCCCGCATCGCCCTCGTCGGCAATCCGAACAGCGGCAAGACCGCCCTGTTCAACGCCCTGACCGGGTCGCACCAGAAGGTCGCCAACTACGCCGGCGTCACCGTCGAGCGGAAGGAGGGCTTCATCCGTTCGGCCTCCGGGCGTTCGATCTCGGTCCTCGACCTGCCGGGCACCTACTCCCTGCGCGCCCGCAGCCCGGATGAGGAAGTCACCCGCGACGCCGTGCTGGGCAGGCTGGCGGGCGAGACGCCGCCGGACGTCATCGTCGCCGTGGCCGACGCCACCAACCTGCGCCTCGTCCTGCGCCTGATCCTCGAGCTGAAGGCCATCGGACGTCCGATGGTGCTGGCGCTCAACATGTTCGACATCGCCCAGCGTCAGGGCCTGCGCATCGACCTCGAGGGGCTCCGCGCCGAACTGGGCGTGCCGATCATCACCACGGTCGCCACCCGCCGTCGCGGCATCGATGATCTGGTCGCCGAGGTCGAGAACACCCTGGCCGCAAACGCGTCCTTCGGCGACAGCGACTGGGTCGCCCCCGACGCCGAGGCCCTGCGCGGCAAGGCCCGCGAGGCCGAGCGCATCATGAAGGCCTACGTCCTGCCGCCCGAGCGGCCGGACACCCTGACCGGCAAGATCGACAGCGTCCTGCTGCACCCGGTCGCCGGTCTGGTGATCCTGCTGGGCATCCTGTTCGTGATGTTCCAGTCGGTCTTCGCCTGGGCCGCCCCGGCCATGGACGGCATCGAGGCGGGCATCGGCCTGTTGGGGCAGGGCGTCGCCGCCGTCATTCCGGACGAGGGCGTCTGGTCTCTGGTCCAGAGTCTGCTGGTCGACGGCCTGATCGGCGGCGTGGCCAGCGTGCTGGTCTTCCTGCCGCAGATCCTCATCATCTTCGCCTTCATCATCGCGCTGGAAGACTTCGGCTACATGTCCCGCGCGGCCTTCCTGATGGACAGGATCATGGGCGGGGCGGGCCTTCACGGCCGCGCCTTCATCCCGCTGCTCTCCAGCTTCGCCTGCGCCATCCCCGGCATCATGGCGACGCGGGTGATCGACAACCGCCGCGACCGCCTGACCACGATCCTCGTCGCGCCGCTGATGACCTGTTCGGCGCGCATCCCGGTCTATGTCCTGATCATCGCCGCGTTTATCCCGAACGAGACCGTCTGGGGCTTCGTGAACCTGCAGGGTCTGGTCATGTTCGGCCTGTACGCCGCGGGCATCGTCAGCGCCCTGACCGTCTCCTTCGTCATCCGCAAGATCTTCTGGAGAGGCTCGACCGAGCCCTTCATGATGGAGCTTCCGGCCTACAAGGTGCCGGACCTGAAGAACGTCCTGTTCAATCTGTGGCTCCGGGCGAAGATCTTCATCAACCGCGCCGCCCGCATCATCCTGCCGCTGATGATCGCCGTCTGGTTCCTGTCGACCTTCCCCTATCCGCCCGAGGGCGCGACCGGCCCGGCCATCGACTACTCCTTCGCGGGCATGATCGGCCATGCGCTGGAGCCGCTGTTCGCCCCCATCGGCTTCAACTGGCAGATGGTCGTGGCGCTGGTCCCCGGCATGGCCGCGCGCGAGGTGGCCGTGGCCGCCCTGGGCACCGTCTATTCGGTCGCCGACGCCGAGAACGCCACCAGCGCCATGGCCGGCGTTCTGGCCGCCAACTGGTCGCTGGCGACGGGTCTGGCCTTCCTGGCCTGGTATATCTTCGCGCCCCAGTGCCTGCCGACGCTGGGCGTGGTCCGTCGCGAGACCAACTCGCTGCGCTGGACCTGGATCATGATCGTCTACATGTTCGGTCTGGCCTATCTGGCGTCCTTTGTGACCTATCGGGTCGCGGTGGCCCTGGGCGGCGGCTGA
- a CDS encoding HIT family protein — MTLHAAYDPDNVFAKILRGEIPSVKVWEDEDVLVFMDVFPQSEGHALIISKTSMARNLLEIEPEALAKVIAATQRTAKAIERALEPEGFQIVQYNGEAGGQTVFHLHFHVIPRWADRPMKGHGHAPMADAGVLRGLADRIAAAL, encoded by the coding sequence ATGACCCTTCACGCCGCCTATGACCCCGACAATGTCTTCGCGAAGATCCTGCGCGGCGAAATCCCGTCGGTGAAGGTGTGGGAGGACGAGGACGTGCTGGTCTTCATGGATGTCTTCCCGCAGTCGGAAGGCCATGCGCTGATCATCTCGAAGACCTCGATGGCCCGGAACCTGCTGGAGATCGAGCCGGAGGCGCTGGCCAAGGTGATCGCGGCGACGCAACGGACGGCGAAGGCCATTGAAAGGGCGCTGGAGCCCGAAGGCTTCCAGATCGTCCAGTACAACGGCGAGGCGGGCGGGCAGACCGTCTTCCACCTGCATTTCCACGTCATCCCCCGCTGGGCCGACCGGCCGATGAAGGGGCATGGTCATGCGCCGATGGCGGATGCCGGGGTGCTGCGCGGGCTGGCCGACCGGATCGCGGCGGCGCTCTAG
- a CDS encoding FeoA family protein, translating into MSDTLKLSEARKGARGVIVKVGEHCHHQNDAVELERRLLELGFVEGARVELLHEGLFGRDPIAIKVDDMRVALRRHEAASLIVQLDAA; encoded by the coding sequence ATGTCCGACACCCTCAAACTGAGCGAGGCCCGCAAGGGCGCACGCGGCGTCATCGTCAAGGTCGGCGAGCACTGCCATCACCAGAACGATGCGGTCGAACTGGAACGCCGTCTGCTGGAGCTGGGCTTCGTCGAGGGCGCGCGCGTCGAGCTGCTGCACGAGGGCCTGTTCGGGCGCGACCCCATCGCCATCAAGGTCGATGACATGCGCGTCGCCCTGCGCCGCCACGAGGCCGCCAGCCTGATCGTCCAGCTGGACGCCGCCTGA
- a CDS encoding RidA family protein: MTVAARLAELGIELPEPAKAVANYVPYVQTGNLLHISGQLSNDASGGLKGTVGADVSQEDAVKGARMCGVNLLAQISAALDGDLERVVRVVKLGGFVQAAGDFEAIPAVINGCSDLMVEVFGDKGRHARSAVGVYKLPLGFAVEVDAIVEVK, from the coding sequence ATGACCGTCGCCGCCCGTCTCGCCGAACTCGGCATCGAACTGCCCGAACCGGCCAAGGCCGTGGCCAACTATGTGCCCTACGTCCAGACCGGCAATCTGCTGCACATCTCCGGCCAGCTGTCGAACGACGCCTCGGGCGGGCTGAAGGGCACGGTCGGCGCGGACGTGTCGCAGGAAGACGCCGTGAAGGGCGCCCGCATGTGCGGCGTGAACCTGCTGGCCCAGATCTCGGCCGCGCTGGACGGCGATCTGGAGCGCGTGGTGCGCGTGGTGAAGCTGGGCGGCTTCGTGCAGGCCGCCGGTGATTTCGAAGCCATCCCGGCCGTCATCAACGGCTGCTCGGACCTCATGGTCGAGGTGTTCGGCGACAAGGGCCGTCACGCCCGCTCGGCCGTCGGCGTGTACAAGCTTCCGCTGGGGTTCGCGGTCGAGGTCGATGCGATCGTCGAGGTGAAGTGA
- a CDS encoding efflux RND transporter permease subunit: MLSDVSVRRPVMAAVAAIVLCVIGAAAFFFLPVRELPDVDPPIVSVNTSYAGASAEVIESRITEPIEQQIAGIQGVERITSTSRDGRSSVSIEFSLDRNIDDAANDVRDRVSRVVGRLPDQADPPEVAKADSDSQPIIILFLRSSSLNRLELTDYADRYLIDRLATVPGAAQVQIYGEQRYSMRVWLDPAAMAARGLTVTDVETALTSQNIELPAGTLESGEKNYTVRVARTYARADDFRQLPIGTRGSASNAAASNNTSGQASNNAALPSGASGAIQGQAGYVTRLGDIARVEEAPEEDRRLFRGNGLDQIGLAVTRQAQSNDLEISEGVNRMIEDIRPSLPQGTELVVGSDNSVFTKHAIDEVWITIGISMALVALVNFIFLGSLRAALIPSIVAPICLLATFIVLAPLGFSLNLLTLLALVLAIGLVVDDAIVVVENIQRRLDHGEPPLVAAERGARQVFFAVVATTVVLLSVFAPLLFLPGYVGRLFVELAAAIAAAVAFSAFLALSLSPMLASKILKPAQTGGFVAKRVDWAMDRLKNSYGASLGALLGSRVALAGVIGVIVLVAAGATVMFMTLPDELVPPEDRGRVTVRVQGPEGAGFDYTRRIMLGLEPILAEYKAGGEVESYLISAPGFGGGSYNSGNATLTLKDWSERSRSADEIAQDLNRKLRGQTDAQVNASTPGAFQRGGGNSNSIEMVVTGSEYEEIYNWLQPVLAAALENPGFSRPRLNYEPNSPRLLVDVDPEKAAVLGVSSQAIGRTLETMFGSRRATTYLRGGQEYDVILQTDRENRRNVSDLEALYVNTGAGALVPLSAVVTTQTSGDTPDRRRLDRQRSISLSADLNPGYTIADAIQFLNGVAAEQPQGVATTQWGGAARDQQEAGGAVVWAFALALLLVFLVLAAQFESWITPAVIMLTVPLAAAGGLFGLVMAGSSLNIYSQIGLIILIGVAAKNGILIVEFANQLRDQGRSIRDAIIESSTLRLRPIIMTSIATAFGALPLMLWQGAGAGSRQTIGVVIFSGAMFATILTLFVVPVIYGVLARFTKSPEWTARKIEEWEAQEASAETKRVE, from the coding sequence ATGCTGTCCGACGTTTCCGTCCGCCGCCCCGTCATGGCGGCGGTGGCGGCGATCGTGCTCTGCGTGATCGGCGCCGCGGCCTTCTTCTTCCTGCCGGTGCGCGAGCTGCCGGACGTGGACCCGCCCATCGTGTCGGTGAACACCAGCTACGCCGGGGCCTCCGCAGAGGTCATCGAAAGCCGGATCACTGAACCCATCGAGCAGCAGATCGCGGGCATCCAGGGCGTCGAGCGCATCACCTCGACCAGCCGTGACGGTCGCTCCAGCGTCAGCATCGAGTTCTCGCTCGACCGCAACATCGACGACGCCGCCAACGACGTGCGCGACCGCGTCTCGCGCGTGGTCGGCCGCCTGCCGGATCAGGCCGATCCGCCCGAAGTGGCCAAGGCCGACAGCGACAGCCAGCCCATCATCATCCTGTTCCTGCGCTCCAGCAGCCTGAACCGGCTCGAGCTGACGGACTACGCCGACCGCTATCTGATCGACCGTCTGGCCACCGTGCCCGGCGCCGCCCAGGTGCAGATCTACGGCGAGCAGCGCTACTCCATGCGCGTCTGGCTGGACCCGGCGGCCATGGCCGCGCGCGGCCTGACCGTCACCGACGTCGAGACCGCCCTCACCAGCCAGAACATCGAGCTTCCGGCCGGTACGCTGGAGTCGGGCGAGAAGAACTACACCGTCCGCGTGGCCCGCACCTACGCCCGCGCCGACGACTTCCGCCAGCTGCCCATCGGCACGCGCGGCTCGGCCTCGAACGCCGCCGCCTCGAACAACACCAGCGGTCAGGCCTCGAACAACGCGGCCCTGCCCAGCGGCGCGTCCGGCGCCATTCAGGGGCAGGCCGGCTATGTGACCCGTCTGGGCGACATCGCCCGCGTCGAGGAAGCGCCCGAGGAAGACCGTCGCCTGTTCCGCGGCAACGGGCTGGACCAGATCGGTCTGGCCGTCACCCGTCAGGCCCAGTCCAACGACCTCGAAATCTCCGAGGGCGTGAACCGGATGATCGAGGACATCCGTCCCAGTCTGCCGCAAGGCACCGAACTGGTTGTCGGCTCGGACAACTCGGTCTTCACCAAACACGCCATCGACGAGGTGTGGATCACCATCGGCATCTCGATGGCGCTGGTGGCCCTGGTCAACTTCATCTTCCTGGGCTCGCTGCGGGCCGCCCTGATCCCGTCCATCGTGGCGCCGATCTGCCTGCTCGCGACCTTCATCGTGCTGGCCCCGCTGGGCTTCTCGCTGAACCTGCTGACCCTTCTGGCCCTGGTTCTGGCCATCGGTCTGGTGGTCGATGACGCCATCGTGGTGGTCGAGAACATCCAGCGTCGTCTGGATCACGGCGAGCCGCCGCTGGTCGCCGCCGAGCGCGGGGCGCGTCAGGTCTTCTTCGCCGTCGTCGCCACCACCGTCGTGCTTCTGTCGGTGTTCGCGCCGCTGCTCTTCCTGCCGGGATACGTCGGTCGGCTGTTCGTCGAGCTGGCGGCGGCCATCGCCGCGGCCGTGGCCTTCTCGGCCTTCCTGGCGCTCAGCCTGTCGCCGATGCTGGCGTCCAAGATCCTCAAGCCGGCCCAGACCGGCGGCTTTGTCGCCAAGCGGGTGGACTGGGCGATGGACCGGCTGAAAAACTCTTACGGCGCCTCCCTCGGCGCCCTGCTGGGCTCGAGGGTCGCGCTGGCGGGCGTGATCGGCGTCATCGTTCTGGTCGCGGCGGGGGCGACGGTCATGTTCATGACCCTGCCAGACGAGCTGGTCCCGCCCGAGGATCGCGGCCGCGTCACCGTGCGCGTTCAGGGCCCCGAAGGCGCGGGCTTCGACTACACCCGCCGCATCATGCTCGGCCTCGAGCCGATCCTGGCCGAGTACAAGGCGGGCGGCGAGGTGGAGAGTTATCTGATCTCCGCCCCCGGCTTCGGCGGCGGCAGCTACAACTCCGGCAACGCCACCCTGACCCTGAAGGACTGGTCCGAGCGCTCCCGTTCGGCCGACGAGATCGCGCAGGACCTGAACCGCAAGCTGCGCGGCCAGACCGACGCCCAGGTCAACGCCTCGACCCCCGGCGCCTTCCAGCGCGGCGGCGGCAACTCGAACTCCATCGAGATGGTCGTCACCGGGTCCGAGTACGAGGAAATCTACAACTGGCTTCAGCCCGTGCTGGCCGCGGCGCTGGAGAACCCCGGCTTCTCGCGTCCGCGCCTGAACTATGAGCCGAACTCTCCGCGCCTGCTGGTCGATGTCGATCCGGAGAAGGCGGCGGTTCTCGGCGTGTCCTCCCAGGCCATCGGCCGCACGCTTGAGACCATGTTCGGTTCACGCAGGGCGACCACCTATCTGCGCGGCGGTCAGGAGTATGACGTCATCCTGCAGACGGATCGCGAGAACCGTCGCAACGTCAGCGATCTGGAGGCCCTGTACGTCAACACCGGCGCCGGCGCGCTGGTGCCCCTGTCGGCGGTGGTCACCACCCAGACCTCGGGTGACACGCCGGATCGCCGTCGTCTGGACCGCCAGCGCTCCATCAGCCTCTCGGCGGACCTGAACCCCGGCTACACAATCGCCGATGCGATCCAGTTCCTGAACGGCGTCGCCGCCGAGCAGCCGCAAGGCGTGGCCACCACCCAGTGGGGCGGCGCGGCGCGGGACCAGCAGGAAGCGGGCGGCGCGGTGGTCTGGGCCTTCGCCCTGGCCCTGCTGCTGGTCTTCCTCGTGCTGGCGGCCCAGTTCGAAAGCTGGATCACCCCGGCGGTGATCATGCTGACCGTGCCCCTGGCGGCGGCGGGCGGTCTGTTCGGTCTGGTGATGGCGGGCTCCAGCCTGAACATCTACTCCCAGATCGGTCTGATCATCCTGATCGGCGTGGCGGCCAAGAACGGCATCCTGATCGTCGAGTTCGCCAACCAGCTGCGTGATCAGGGGCGCTCGATCCGGGACGCGATCATCGAGTCCTCGACCCTGCGTCTGCGCCCGATCATCATGACCTCCATCGCCACCGCCTTCGGCGCCCTGCCGCTGATGCTGTGGCAAGGCGCGGGCGCCGGCAGCCGTCAGACGATCGGCGTGGTGATCTTCTCGGGCGCGATGTTCGCGACGATCCTGACGCTGTTCGTGGTGCCGGTGATCTACGGCGTTCTGGCGCGCTTCACGAAATCGCCGGAGTGGACCGCCCGCAAGATCGAGGAATGGGAAGCCCAGGAAGCGAGCGCCGAAACGAAGCGGGTGGAGTAG
- a CDS encoding DMT family protein produces MPISIPHIAPVLLLVASNVFMTLAWYGHLKFGSKPLWIVVIVSWGIAFFEYCLAVPANRIGHQVYSAAELKTMQEVITLIVFAVFSVTFLGEKLTMNHAVGFTLIIAGAWFIFRGPL; encoded by the coding sequence GTGCCGATCTCCATTCCCCATATCGCGCCGGTGCTTCTGCTGGTCGCCTCCAACGTCTTCATGACGCTGGCCTGGTACGGGCACCTGAAATTCGGCTCCAAGCCGCTGTGGATCGTGGTGATCGTCAGCTGGGGCATCGCCTTCTTCGAATACTGCCTGGCCGTGCCCGCCAACCGCATCGGCCATCAGGTCTATTCGGCCGCCGAGCTGAAGACGATGCAGGAGGTCATCACCCTGATCGTGTTCGCCGTCTTCTCCGTCACCTTCCTCGGCGAGAAGCTGACGATGAACCACGCGGTCGGCTTCACCCTGATCATCGCCGGCGCGTGGTTCATTTTCAGAGGACCGCTGTAG
- a CDS encoding DUF559 domain-containing protein produces the protein MRRRALAGLKFRRQHPIGPYLLDFYCAEAKLAGEVDGQSHSHPDRINHDRRRTAWLERQGLAVLRIAAEEVRTNLDGVLLSLRMVAERRLG, from the coding sequence TTGCGGCGTCGCGCTCTGGCCGGCCTGAAGTTCCGCCGCCAGCATCCCATTGGCCCCTATTTGCTCGACTTCTACTGCGCCGAAGCGAAGCTGGCGGGTGAGGTCGATGGCCAAAGCCATTCCCACCCCGACCGCATCAACCACGATCGTCGCAGGACCGCTTGGCTGGAACGGCAGGGACTGGCCGTTTTGAGGATCGCCGCCGAAGAGGTGCGGACAAATCTTGACGGTGTTCTGTTGTCGCTACGGATGGTCGCCGAGCGGCGCTTGGGGTGA
- a CDS encoding DNA polymerase IV, translated as MKSICRDCLETNARKLDRCGACGSRRVVSHDELASLTLAHLDCDAFYASVEKRDRPELRDVPVIVGGGKRGVVSTCCYIARMYGVHSAMPMFKALKACPEAVVLKPDFRKYATESERIFGAVRALTPLVQTLSLDEAWIDLSGTERLNGGPAAFQLIRLQKWIEEEVGLTVSIGLAPNRFLAKIASELDKPRGFSVIGAESTALLAPKSVRILPGVGPVFGKTLQSDGYATVGDLAKADLRDLVKRYGETGLRLHDLAHGRDARAVKPEHDRKGMSAETTFNEDLISVADLENELWPLCEKLASKARADGVASRVVVLKLRKTDFRIITRRISLPEPVQTARALFAAGRELLAPELGVPYRLIGIGMGEVVDAVEAPAALFESSEARTLKTEKAIDALRQKFGKAAVVAGRALK; from the coding sequence ATGAAATCCATCTGCCGCGATTGCCTGGAGACCAATGCGCGCAAGCTGGATCGCTGCGGCGCGTGCGGGTCGCGGCGGGTGGTCAGCCATGACGAGCTGGCCAGCCTGACCCTCGCCCATCTGGACTGCGACGCCTTCTACGCCTCGGTGGAGAAGCGCGACCGACCGGAGCTGCGCGACGTTCCGGTGATTGTCGGCGGGGGCAAGCGCGGCGTGGTGTCGACCTGCTGCTACATCGCGCGGATGTACGGGGTGCATTCGGCCATGCCGATGTTCAAGGCGCTGAAGGCCTGTCCCGAGGCGGTCGTGCTGAAGCCCGACTTCCGCAAATATGCGACCGAGAGCGAGCGCATCTTCGGCGCGGTGCGGGCGCTGACGCCGCTGGTGCAGACCCTGTCGCTGGACGAGGCGTGGATCGATCTGTCGGGGACCGAGCGGCTGAACGGCGGTCCCGCGGCCTTCCAGCTGATCCGGTTGCAGAAATGGATCGAGGAGGAGGTCGGGCTGACGGTGTCCATCGGCCTGGCCCCCAACCGCTTCCTGGCCAAGATCGCGTCGGAACTGGACAAGCCGCGCGGGTTTTCGGTGATCGGGGCGGAGAGCACGGCTCTGCTGGCGCCGAAGTCGGTGCGCATCCTGCCCGGCGTCGGGCCGGTGTTCGGCAAGACGCTGCAAAGCGACGGCTACGCCACCGTGGGGGATCTGGCGAAGGCCGACCTGCGCGATCTGGTGAAGCGATACGGCGAGACAGGGCTGCGCCTGCACGATCTGGCGCATGGCCGCGACGCCCGGGCGGTGAAGCCCGAGCATGACCGCAAGGGGATGAGCGCCGAGACGACGTTCAACGAGGACCTGATCTCGGTGGCGGACCTCGAAAACGAGCTGTGGCCCCTGTGCGAGAAACTGGCGTCCAAGGCGCGGGCCGACGGGGTGGCCAGCCGGGTCGTGGTGTTGAAGCTGCGCAAGACCGACTTCAGGATCATCACCCGCCGGATCAGCCTGCCCGAGCCGGTCCAGACGGCGCGCGCCCTGTTCGCCGCCGGGCGCGAACTGCTGGCGCCCGAACTGGGCGTGCCCTACCGCCTGATCGGCATCGGCATGGGCGAGGTGGTGGATGCGGTGGAGGCCCCGGCGGCGCTGTTCGAGAGCAGCGAGGCGCGGACGCTGAAGACCGAGAAGGCGATTGACGCGCTGAGGCAGAAGTTCGGCAAGGCGGCCGTGGTGGCGGGGCGGGCGTTGAAGTGA
- a CDS encoding GNAT family N-acetyltransferase, with translation MSFQIRVHNTVADIGRDAWDACAGPTGDPFVSYDFLDACEASGSAVPQQGWAGRHLALEDEDGRVIGVMPLWLKAHSQGEYVFDHSWADAYERAGGRYYPKLLDAVPFTPATGPRFLSHPDADAATVRETLIQGALALTERLGASSLHVNFPTREEWEAMGEAGLLRRQDIQYIWRNGGYQTFDDFVSALSSSRRKTVRRERREANAGLDIRVLTGAGITEAHWDAFFAFYQDTGARKWGRPYLTRDFFSRIGATMADRIALVMAFRDGAPLAGALNFIGRDALYGRQWGALDEVPFLHFELCYYRAIDFAIERGLSRVEAGAQGDHKIARGYLPSPVYSAHYIADPALRGPVADYLERERPAVEAEMRAMAEELTPFRKTGD, from the coding sequence GTGAGCTTCCAGATCCGCGTCCACAATACCGTCGCCGACATCGGCCGTGACGCGTGGGACGCCTGCGCCGGGCCGACCGGCGATCCGTTCGTCAGCTATGATTTTCTGGACGCCTGCGAGGCGTCGGGCAGCGCTGTGCCGCAACAGGGCTGGGCCGGACGCCATCTGGCGCTGGAGGACGAGGACGGCCGGGTGATCGGCGTCATGCCCCTCTGGCTCAAGGCCCACAGCCAGGGCGAATACGTCTTCGACCACAGCTGGGCCGACGCCTATGAGCGGGCGGGTGGACGGTACTATCCCAAGCTGCTGGACGCCGTGCCGTTCACGCCCGCGACCGGGCCACGCTTCCTGAGCCATCCGGACGCCGACGCGGCGACGGTGCGCGAGACCCTGATCCAGGGGGCGTTGGCCCTGACGGAGCGGCTGGGCGCGTCCTCCCTGCATGTGAACTTCCCCACCCGCGAGGAGTGGGAGGCGATGGGCGAGGCCGGGCTGCTGAGGCGGCAGGACATCCAGTATATCTGGCGCAACGGCGGTTATCAGACCTTCGACGACTTCGTGTCGGCCCTGTCGTCAAGCCGCCGCAAGACGGTGCGGCGCGAGCGGCGCGAGGCCAACGCCGGACTGGATATCCGCGTCCTGACCGGGGCGGGGATCACGGAGGCGCACTGGGACGCCTTCTTCGCCTTCTATCAGGACACCGGCGCGCGGAAGTGGGGGCGGCCCTATCTGACGCGGGACTTCTTCAGCCGCATCGGCGCGACCATGGCCGACCGGATCGCGCTGGTGATGGCGTTCCGCGACGGGGCGCCGCTGGCGGGGGCGCTGAACTTCATCGGGCGGGACGCCCTGTACGGACGACAGTGGGGGGCGCTGGACGAGGTCCCCTTCCTGCATTTCGAGCTTTGCTACTACCGGGCCATCGACTTCGCCATCGAACGCGGCCTGTCGCGGGTCGAGGCGGGGGCGCAGGGCGACCACAAGATCGCGCGCGGCTACCTGCCCTCGCCCGTCTATTCGGCGCACTACATCGCCGACCCGGCCCTGCGCGGGCCGGTGGCGGACTATCTGGAGCGGGAGCGCCCGGCCGTGGAGGCCGAGATGCGGGCGATGGCTGAGGAGCTGACGCCGTTCCGCAAGACCGGGGATTAG
- a CDS encoding phage holin family protein produces the protein MIRLIVQFLVTCLALWLAARLVPGVSFSDNGSLALAAILLGLANVVVRPILTVLTFPLTVVTFGLFLLVVNAAVIGLVAWLLGGFTVAGLGAGIGAAIVTGIVSWIAGWFIGGETAR, from the coding sequence ATGATCCGCCTGATCGTCCAGTTCCTCGTCACCTGTCTGGCCCTGTGGCTGGCCGCCCGGCTGGTGCCCGGCGTGTCATTCAGCGACAACGGCTCGCTGGCCCTGGCCGCCATCCTGCTGGGCCTCGCCAACGTCGTGGTGCGGCCGATCCTGACGGTGCTCACCTTCCCGCTGACGGTGGTGACCTTCGGCCTGTTCCTGCTGGTGGTGAACGCCGCGGTCATTGGTCTGGTCGCCTGGCTGCTGGGCGGCTTCACGGTCGCGGGCCTCGGCGCCGGCATCGGCGCGGCCATCGTCACCGGCATCGTCAGCTGGATCGCCGGCTGGTTCATCGGCGGCGAGACCGCGCGCTAA